In the Deltaproteobacteria bacterium genome, CAGGCTGGAGATAAGGTTGATCAGACGCCTGGCCTCGGAAAGGCTAACAATCGTTTGGTGAAACTTGAAATCTTCCCGGGAATACCGCTCAACGTCTTTTTCACTGAAAGGCTCCTCGAATCCCTGGACACAAGACTCTAACTTACCCCGGTTCTTTTCATCCATTCTTTCCGCGGCCAGGTAAGCGGCCAAACCTTCCAGGTTTTCGCGGATGAGAAATAGTTCGAAGACGTCTTTGGCCGAAAACTGAACGACAAAAGCACCTCGCTGAGGAAAGGTCTCGACGAGTCCCTCTTTTTCCAGACGGTTGATAGCCTCCCGCACAGGCGTTCGGCTTATGCCCAAGCCCTGGGCTAACTCGCTTTCGTTC is a window encoding:
- a CDS encoding GntR family transcriptional regulator; its protein translation is MQKIQQSNLSLGNQAYQKLKRIILERQISPGDKLNESELAQGLGISRTPVREAINRLEKEGLVETFPQRGAFVVQFSAKDVFELFLIRENLEGLAAYLAAERMDEKNRGKLESCVQGFEEPFSEKDVERYSREDFKFHQTIVSLSEARRLINLISSLHDHIRMFRLTTVGLSGRMKTSLAEHKEIIKSFRKNDPEECERKMRQHIRNVRNGVMENIKIFLSDGGKQPSKSKEER